One Natator depressus isolate rNatDep1 chromosome 13, rNatDep2.hap1, whole genome shotgun sequence genomic region harbors:
- the LOC141997903 gene encoding olfactory receptor 5G9-like: MAKDNQTMVTDFILLGLSDDPQLQQFLFLVFLVIYLITFAGNMVIMGVIKADPQLHTPMYFFLSHLSFVDICYSSVTVPKMLENFLAEQKKISFNGCITQIFFFTLFVGVEIFTLSAMAYDRYTAICDPLHYLGIMNKRICVQMVLSIWALGFLHALINTVPVLNLHFCGPSAISHFSCELPPLLQLSCTDSTINKVVLFATLVVFGLSSFLLTLVSYIHIISTVLKIRSMVGRHKAFSTCSSHLIVVGLLYLTGFFLYLKPNADSASMPDRLISIQYSILTPMLNPIIYSLKNKEVKTALGKMLRKFKFLK; encoded by the coding sequence ATGGCAAAGGACAATCAAACGATGGTGACCGACTTCATTCTCTTGGGACTGTCTGATGATCCACAGCTCCAGCAGTTCCTCTTCCTGGTATTTTTAGTGATTTATCTCATCACCTTTGCAGGGAATATGGTGATCATGGGAGTAATAAAGGCTGATCCTCagcttcacacccccatgtacttcttcctgtcCCATTTATCGTTTGTCGATATCTGCTATTCCTCAGTCACGGTGCCTAAGATGCTAGAGAACTTCCTAGCAGAGCAGAAGAAAATTTCCTTCAATGGCTGCATTACTCAGATATTCTTTTTTACTCTGTTTGTTGGAGTTGAAATTTTCACTCTCTCAGCCATGGCTTATGACCGATACACAGCCATTTGTGACCCACTACATTACCTGGGCATAATGAACAAACGTATCTGTGTCCAAATGGTGCTGAGTATATGGGCTTTGGGTTTCTTGCATGCCCTGATAAATACGGTTCCTGTGCTGAACCTTCATTTCTGTGGACCCAGTGCAATCAGTCATTTCAGCTGTGAGCTCCCTCCCCTGCTACAACTCTCCTGCACTGACTCCACCATCAATAAAGTGGTGCTTTTTGCAACCCTTGTGGTATTTGGATTGAGCTCTTTCCTCCTCACCCTGGTCTCCTACATTCACATCATCTCCACCGTCCTGAAGATACGCTCCATGGTGGGCAGGcataaagccttctccacctgcagttCCCACCTCATTGTGGTGGGTTTATTGTACCTGACGGGGTTTTTTCTGTACCTGAAACCAAATGCAGATTCTGCATCAATGCCAGACAGACTAATTTCCATCCAGTACAGCATCTTGACCCCCATGTTAAACCCCATCATCTACAGCCTGAAAAACAAAGAAGTGAAAACAGCTCTGGGGAAAATGCTAAGAAAATTCAAGTTCCTCAAATAG